AAAAATGCCGCCATTTTGTCGACTAAAGTAAACAATATCGGATCTATGAGTTAAACTATTCCATTATCATTCAGTCTCAATGTTGGTATTATAATATACACtatttattcaaatatcaaataaaaattcaatttttcttgatCGTAAGCAGGGATTTAAACaatgctttcttttgtttttcatgTGGGCTTAAAGGTAGTAAGTATTGCAGAGGAAAAATACATACCACCcaacattttgttgtttatatttatatatatcctgaattttctcataaaaatgaataaaactgaGAATTATAAAAGTAATGAAATTCTCGTTATTGTCAATCATCATGTTTCACAGGTGGAACAGCCAAAAAATCCATGAATGTAAGTGTAACTACGGTTACTACAACGTTGCTTGGAATTCTGAGGTCAGCCCGTGCAAATTCGTGTAGTCTGTGCTCTCGATGCAGATGTACAGATTACCAATAATCCGCGCATGTCATATCAGAAGTACAAAAAAAGGCACCAATAAACGatgaaaacattatttagtATAACGGGCATgcagtttttttaaatagtttaaaaGGTTCATTGAGCTAAACAATGAATTTAGAAGCagatattaaatcaaagtacattgtactgaagtactgtcgggagttgattttattgattattatcaattttaaaatcagcgatatgttattttgccaggcaagtagtttctaatctgtatttgaattacgctcatttttataatatgaattctcaaacttttccgacaagaatttcgagaaaaccccatatgaatcatgttttgtaatatttaaagatagaattaatacCATCAAACAGtgtatcagtaatcaaaatgtgtctaaaaattgtacacgtctggatccaagcaatgttgaactctagtctcgttcaaccaaacgctcggctgtctccgttaatctccaactaccaagagagactctgcttgtcggaaatttacggagacagacgagcgtctggttgaacgagactatattgaactctggcgtaggaatacatacaactacaaaaaacaattaaattattcgTACTATAtgaaatctgactattttcaaggtatttataaatacgtttcatttgaaaacaatggtacagattacagtacaccgaatttatctattattttcaagatctacgtcttgtcagcggtgatgattagtgcttaggtccaaacactgtttcactttcggtttgccagagtaactgcataggagggttgattaaaatcaactcccaaaaagtgaaggaattacaattttaatgtcgatatttttttttaaaagatgatattTTACTAtcgatatttttaaacaaatattagcATTTTACTAGAAATAAAACACCCCTcttaattaacacatttttgtcTGATACATACGAAATGGGTATGGTAAAATACACAGAAGCAGGTATACATTGttctctgtcccgagtttttgcttccaccactttttgcataatatttcgataatcataaatacctttgtgctcaaactaatTTCATCcactaaataaatatgaaaaatgtccagattatctgttttgaaacgccccctctacagcttcaggtttcaatacacatccaaaaatagaaagtctacagggattttgcattgcatcagccattaaaaagcccggatgataacgttgaaaaaaggtatcccgagtactttcgaatggagaaaagatgtaaacatttcccattataaatctccgtaagaaattcgttttcgttcctgtaaacatttttgagtgaaaaatgatactTGCTTGAtgaagatattttggatatatttctttttatcgattttaactgtatttctttcacatgtatgtgtatttttattaaaaattatcaaaaagtgatggaagcaataacttgggacagactatactGGGTATTAAATATGACGCGTGTGCATCTATAGCAATAACAACGAAATCATCTTACTTTTTACCTCTAACATAGCGTTAAATATTCATTTCTCTATGTTGCACACCTTGATGCTGAATAAAATGCAGATCATCCATATACCGACATGTTACGCCGGAAcatataattcatgaaatttgTACTTCTGCAGGTTTGACATGCTACCAATGTGTGAATATTGCTGATCCAAGTGCTTGTAAGCAGGTGGCTGCCTGCTTTCCTGGCGAAGTAATTAATAACAACTaacttttattatactttagaAATAGACCAAATTATTTTGCATCATCTTTGAAACATATATAAAGACCACAACTTTCTGGCATCATAGTAAAATTAAACTACTTATTACTAATACAATTTCATGCActaatttaaaatatgatgataataataaatttatttctgatTTGTGAATTCTATATGTAACTCTCTTTTAGCACTGCATGTTTTTGAATAATGGAATCATCACAATGTCCTGTGCAGATGATTTGGTAAGATTACCACTGTATCGTTTAACATCAGGAactaaataaacataaacaaggAAGCAAGAATAAGTCATAACATGTTTACGATAAAAACATGCACATACGATAAAATGTAGTCCTGTCTTCCTCAATTAATAGTGCAGAAGAGAACTTGAAAGCTTTTAGGTTATGAAGGGATCTATCCCGATAAAGAACTAACTGCTCAATATTGAGAACATAGGTCCAATAAAAGTATTTAGTGCATCACCGACAGCTAGTGATAAAACAGTCTTGACGGGacgtaaaatataaaacaatcaatCGACCAGTTGCGTATATTGAACTTTGTTTCTGTTTGATCTTTAGACATGTGCATCGTTACAATCACGTCCTGTTGACATCATAGGAAGGAGGAACAGCAATGGGGCACAATCACACTGCTGCGACCATGATGCATGCAATGGTTGGTCTGGATATCAATACCTAGTTGCTTAAGCATACAAAGAAATTATTATCAATAAGCTCTCTACGATATGACTATATACACTAGTactgtatgtaaaacaaaatgatatgcTGAGAGAGATGTCAATAAAAATGGCAGTGTCTAAAGGCTTAAAAAAACCGTGTGCATTATAAAGTAAGTGCATTCTACCATTTCCTTAAGTTACATTCATGTGTTGTATTGTGTTACTTCTAAGACGGACGTTTTCTGACAACCACTACGAAGACACCGGATGTCTGCGTAGACTTGAATGATGCGTTCTGTGGGGCAACTTCCGTTCACGACTCCATATGCTCTGATCCCGACCTGTCTGTAAACTGGTGTCCAAAGACGTGTGGAAAATGCCGTAGGTATATACGCCATTGTAAACTAAGTAAATGATTTATTGTATTACCAAATTTTTGataatgcttttttaaaaaagaaatattttgtcaaagaactttaaaattaaatactcaATGTTTAACGCGaacaaaataattacatgtatatcagtccCAAATAATGTTAGTAAGTTTATTATTTCTCGAACTTTGaagtattttgaataattgagATTTTATCCAGATGTGAAATATATGGGGTTTTCTTTTCTATAGAAATCAGTTATATAGTTAATAACGTCCACGCTCCTCCCACCGAGGAGGTCTATttcttttgtttctatttttgtaCTTTGAATCAAGCCACCACCACTACTACCACGACCACCGCTCTCCCGTGCGTGGACAATCAACCTGCTTTCTGCTCTGCCCCAGGAGTAGATGTTGTCATCTGTTCAAACCTTGACCGTGCTGTCAAATACTGCCAAAAGACATGCAACAAATGTGGTATGTGGTGTTCAAAATCACCATCACCCCGATTTAAAAAACCCCCATACAATTCAATTCTTGGTAGTGGTGTCTTCGCGAGCGGCAAAAAATAACATACAATCGTATTAAAGATTCAACTCCTATTTCCagcaaatatataaaaatgaactttattttaaaacagatgTCAAACCTAACACATTCGTTAGCCTGTCGCAGCTTCCTTCAACTCTATATAAAACGACTGCAAACCCCACCACCCCGAGAATCACCACGAGAAGCACTACTACCACCACTACTTCCACCACTACTGaacccaccaccaccaccacaaccaccaccaccaccacgtCACCGCCATGGGTCTGTGAAGATTACGACATCGCACACTGCTCCG
The nucleotide sequence above comes from Magallana gigas chromosome 2, xbMagGiga1.1, whole genome shotgun sequence. Encoded proteins:
- the LOC105339599 gene encoding zinc metalloproteinase nas-14, which codes for MASTPFIFVWILLNIDLTEGLTCYQCVNIADPSACKQVAACFPGEHCMFLNNGIITMSCADDLTCASLQSRPVDIIGRRNSNGAQSHCCDHDACNDGRFLTTTTKTPDVCVDLNDAFCGATSVHDSICSDPDLSVNWCPKTCGKCPTTTTTTTTALPCVDNQPAFCSAPGVDVVICSNLDRAVKYCQKTCNKCDVKPNTFVSLSQLPSTLYKTTANPTTPRITTRSTTTTTTSTTTEPTTTTTTTTTTTSPPWVCEDYDIAHCSDSEVKTLVCADDNLNYLCRKTCNICEH